A genomic window from Salvelinus alpinus chromosome 10, SLU_Salpinus.1, whole genome shotgun sequence includes:
- the LOC139532650 gene encoding putative methyltransferase DDB_G0268948, whose product MAHRRFEGKEHAASYLRYRVSPPQELITEILGFLENMKGRPFDLAVDVGCGSGQGTLLLAPHFTQVIGTDISPAQLEVALANSSAPNIFYRQCPAEELPFADGGADLVTSMTAAHWFDRPRFLQEADRLLKPRGCLALISYTLDMDLEFGQHSHTLTDICHQFYKILLPFRSGHIGTTTVPLYKQMYDSCPYPDKEWHECLRMRRPMPLSGYIGMVETFSSYRALLKQDPVEAHKFSQAFRNRLLSVMGESNPDTEITVVVKYFYWLACKPAAA is encoded by the exons ATGGCTCACCGCCGCTTTGAGGGCAAAGAACACGCAGCTTCCTACCTGAGGTACAGGGTGTCCCCCCCACAGGAACTGATCACAGAGATACTGGGATTTCTGGAGAATATG AAAGGAAGGCCGTTTGACCTTGCCGTGGACGTAGGCTGTGGCTCGGGACAGGGGACACTTCTACTGGCACCTCACTTTACCCAGGTGATCGGGACAGACATCAGCCCCGCCCAGCTGGAGGTGGCTCTGGCCAATAGCAGCGCCCCAAATATCTTCTACAG GCAGTGTCCTGCAGAGGAGTTACCGTTTGCTGACGGCGGGGCAGACTTGGTGACGTCCATGACCGCGGCCCACTGGTTCGACCGTCCACGGTTCCTCCAGGAGGCAGACAGGCTGCTGAAGCCCAGAGGGTGTCTGGCCCTGATCAGTTACACCCTGGACATGGACCTGGAGTTCGGACAACACTCAcacactcttactgacatctGTCATCAG TTCTACAAGATCCTGCTGCCATTTCGCAGTGGCCACATAGGTACTACCACTGTCCCTCTCTACAAACAGATGTATGACTCATGCCCGTACCCAGACAAAGAGTG GCATGAGTGTCTGCGGATGAGGAGACCGATGCCTCTGAGTGGCTACATCGGCATGGTGGAGACCTTCTCTAGCTATCGGGCGTTGCTGAAGCAGGATCCAGTGGAAGCCCACAAGTTCTCCCAGGCCTTCAGGAACAG GTTGCTGTCTGTGATGGGGGAGTCGAATCCAGACACAGAGATCACAGTGGTGGTCAAGTATTTCTACTGGCTGGCCTGCAAACCTGCTGCAGCCTGA